The nucleotide window GCCGCTGGCCGGGCAGACCCTCGGAGACGCCGCGGTCGGCGAGCGGACCGGGGTGACCGTGGTCGCGGTCCAGCGGGACGGCGACGTCATCGCCGGGCCCGGGCCGGAGACGACCATCGAGGCCGGCGACACGCTGGTCGTGGTCGGCGACCGCGAGAGCTGCGAGGCCTTCGAGGCGACGCTTCTGGGGAGCGCCGAATGAGCGGCGGGCAGAAGACAACACGGGCTGTAATCGGCCCGCCGGCACGCGAGGGGGGACGGTAGTGGCCGACCTGCTCGAGGTCGGGGTCCTGTTCGCCGCCGTCGCGGCCGTCGGCGCGGTCGCGGCCCGGCTCGACAAGTCCGTGATCCCCTTCTACATCCTCACCGGGATCGCGCTCGGTCCCTCGGTCGCCGGCGACCTCTCCGTCGCGGGCGTCGCCGTCCCCTCGGTCACCGCCTCGGAGTTCGTCGACCTCGGCGCCGAACTCGGGATCGTCTTTCTGCTTTTCTTTCTCGGGCTGGAGTTCAACCTCGACCGGCTGCTGGCCAGCCGGAGCCGGATCGGCACCGCCGGTACGGTCGACCTCCTGGTGAACTTCGGCGTCGGGCTGGTCCTCGGGTTCGCGCTGTTCGGGGAGGCGCTGGCCGCTCTGCTGGTCGCGGGGATCGTCTACATCTCCTCGTCGGCGATCATCACCAAGTCGCTGATCGACCTGGGGTGGATCGCGAACCCCGAGGCCGACCCGATGCTGGGGACGCTTGTCTACGAGGACCTGTTCATCGCGGTCTACCTCGCGGTGGCGGCCGCGCTCGTCGCCGGCGGGGACGGCCTCGGCGACGCGGCGCTGTCGGTCGGGGTCGCGCTGGGGTTCATCGCCGTCCTCGTCGTCGCCGTCCACGTCGGGACGCCCGCCTTCGAGCGGGCGCTCCGGACCGGCTCGAACGAACTGCTGGTGTTGCGGGCGGTCGGCGTCACCGTCCTGGTGGCCGGCGTGGCGCTCGCGGTCGGGGTCAGCGAGGCCGTCGCCGCCTTCTTCGTCGGGATGGGCTTTGGCTCGACCTCGCAGGTCGAACGCCTCGAGGGGTTACTCGAACCGGTCCGGGACGTGTTCGCCGCCGTCTTCTTCGTCTGGATCGGGCTGGAGACCGACCCGGCGCTGCTGCCCGGTGTCGCCGGGCTCGTCCTGGTCGCCGTCCTCGTCACCACGCCGACCAAGCTCGTCTCGGGATACCTGGGCGGGCGGACCTACGGACTCAGCCCCCGGCGGTCCGCCAGGGTCGGTCTGGGGATGGTCTCCCGGGGGGAATTCTCCCTCATCATCGCGACGGCGGCCCTGGCGGGTGCCGGTGCGGGGCTGTCGACCGAGGTGGCTGAGACCCTCTACGCCTTCACCGTCGGCTACGTGCTCGTGATGAGCGTGGTCGGGACGCTGCTGATGCAGTACTCCGGCCCCTTCGAGGCGTTCGCGACGGCGCGGTTCGGTCCCGGATGACCGGCCGCGGAGACGACGGGCGGCACGTGGCGGGACGGCGGGCGAGAACGACCGTCGCAGGACGGGGACGCAAACCCTGCG belongs to Salinirussus salinus and includes:
- a CDS encoding cation:proton antiporter; its protein translation is MADLLEVGVLFAAVAAVGAVAARLDKSVIPFYILTGIALGPSVAGDLSVAGVAVPSVTASEFVDLGAELGIVFLLFFLGLEFNLDRLLASRSRIGTAGTVDLLVNFGVGLVLGFALFGEALAALLVAGIVYISSSAIITKSLIDLGWIANPEADPMLGTLVYEDLFIAVYLAVAAALVAGGDGLGDAALSVGVALGFIAVLVVAVHVGTPAFERALRTGSNELLVLRAVGVTVLVAGVALAVGVSEAVAAFFVGMGFGSTSQVERLEGLLEPVRDVFAAVFFVWIGLETDPALLPGVAGLVLVAVLVTTPTKLVSGYLGGRTYGLSPRRSARVGLGMVSRGEFSLIIATAALAGAGAGLSTEVAETLYAFTVGYVLVMSVVGTLLMQYSGPFEAFATARFGPG